The genomic DNA TTCACCCATATAGCCCGGCTGCCTTCATTCCTCATGAGGAGTTGGGTGATCCACAACCTGTTGATTCAAAGAAGAGCAGCATACTGACAGAATCACTCAATCCGGTGCCGAATTTCAACAACTTGTTGTCTTTACTCCTGACAAAGAAAACTAACATGTAGTCCAATAGGTTTAAGTGTATTAGTCTCTAATTTATTTCCATGTTATTGTTTATGTAATTATTCTTGTAATTTCGAAGGAGATATATTATCAGTTGTGGGGAAGGGAGCTGCATATTTTGATTTACTTTCTTTGATAAATTCCAATATCATATTATGATACATGGATACCTAAGTTTTGTTGGAGGAAATAGTGCCCCAAAGATGGAACAATTTATCCAAGAATATGATAACAACGCATATTGTGCAGAGGATATGCATCTGGGTGATGTTGCTTCCTTTTCACAAATATGGTGGATTTAAGAAAGTGGGCATGGCATGACAGCGCAGGGGCGTCCAAAGCATGAGGTGCTACTGGGTTTCCCCAAGTCAAAAGCGCATTTCATGGAAAGGGTCTCCATTACTACCCCGCAGCTACAAGGACAGGGTTACCCACGTGAAAACACAAAgggtaaagaaaaaaaggtagtACGTGCTCCTCCTACCGACATACCAATGAATGTCATggtcaaatatttaaaataacaagTATATAAGTTTAATATGATGTTCTGCCATGGAAGTCGAATTCATatcctttgttttatttttcacatattttttgataaaataagaaaaaatttagaagaatTGTTCACAAGTAAACGTGTTGAAATGTTGATAAGAATAGATGCTACCCAATGGAAAACGGCAATGATCGTTATGCCAAAATAAGGAAGAGAATCTATGGGAAAGGCTTATTATTGAACAGCCCAAGTCACTGAGTGGTGGCCATGCGGTGCCTAAAACTGTTGTTGGTGTTGGGCGTCCTTTGGGAAAAAGGTCCATAACCAAAGAATAGTTTCACAGCACGATAGCATTATGTAATATGAATGTAAAGACCACCACGGAAGTCCAGGTTCCATGCTCAGCTCCATAGTGGGTCTTCTTCCTCATTATGAGCACAATTTGGCTGGACCTTTCCACAATATGACAGGAATTTGGAAGGGCAGTGGCAAAAACCAAGGCATCAGCAATCAACCCAAGTCTAAAACGGGGAGTGGGACCAGGACTAGGATGTGTCCGATGACTGTCGGAATCAGAAATTCGTCTTCGCCCTCCACGTCTTTACGCGCTTTCAGGATAGTGGGCCACGCCCTCCACGACCACCTGCACCACATGCGTCGACACTGGGACGGACTACTAAGAGGGGGCGTTTTCACTTTTCAgtgacaaaaaaatattatttattaattatcaaaagCCTATCCGCGTGGCGTCCTGTCCATCCGTCCGTCATAGGCTAGGTCTTAATTTAGAGGAAGACAATTTGCATCGGTTCCATCCACTCCCTTGAACAATTGAAACCAACGCACTTGGGTAAAATCAACGGCTCTCACTGCTTCACCCTCAATGGAGGCACTTCTCCAGTTTTAAGAGTGGTGTCTCTCACCAGCTTTTTCACGCTCATTTCACTTTCTctctttatctctctctctctctcctaggGTTTCCCTCAGGTACGCCTCTCTTCATTCATCGCACAAGTTCATCATTCTCTAGGGTTCTTCAAGTGATTAAACCacaattttcatctttatttttagtttatggTTGAATTGACAAATCTGGTGGAAGCCAGTTGTAACTTGTAATAGCATCTGCTGATTccttttctttattatgataTTCATATATTAACGCAACTGTGAAATtcgttattatttatatgtaattgaGTGGCTCTAGAGTTTCGAGCAAGCTTCATTTGttgaacacaaaaaaaattaatattccaaGTCAAACCCCATCTGACTTTCAAATCCTGTAGGTTGAGGTTTCAATTGAGGCATTCTGTTCCAGCTTTGATAGTGGTAATTGCGGAGTAGATGATAATGGATCCCAGTCGTAGAGGATTCTCCAGTTCCGTCAATGGAATTCAATTGGGAAATCGACCTTTCTCCATTCTTTCGGATCACAACCTAGTTGCGGGAGCCAAATTTGAGAACTCATTGTTTGATCGCAGTTTTAGGGAGGTTCGTTACCTTAAGCCAGATCCAACTTCTGCTAATACCGCCTCAGGTGGTTTGAGCGTGAGCCCAGAGGAAGATGACTGTGATTTCTCTGATGAGGTTTTGAAGTACATAAACCAGATGCTTATGGAGGAAGACATGGAGGACCAGACTTATATGCTTCAGCAGTCATTGGATCTTCAAGCTGCTGAGAAATCCTTCTATGAAGTCCTCGGCAAGAAGTATCCTCCGTCCCCTGACCACAACCTCAGTTTTGCTGATCAAAGTTACGAGAGCCCTGATGATAATTTCCCTGGAAATAACAGTAATTATATCAGCAGTAGCAGTACCAGTAGTGGCAACTTAGCTGATAATTGCTGGATTCAGAGTCCAAGCGATTGTAATACCTCTCAGGTACAAGCATCGCCTTTTAGCTCTTCAAATAGTGTGGTTAGTACCATGGATGGGTTAGTGGACTCTCCAAATAGTACTCTTCAACTTCCTGATTTATACAATGAGAGCCAATCCGTGTGGCAGTTCCAAAAGGGGGTTGAGGAGGCTAGTAAGTTCCTTCCCTCTggtaatgaattgttttttaatttggagGTGAAAGCATCGTTACCTCAGGGGCTGAAGGGAGGGAATAACGAGGTGGTGGTCAAGTCGGAGCTAAAGGATGAGGAAGAGCACTCACCCAGTGGGTCAAGAGTGAGGAAGAATCCTCAAAGGGAGGACATCGGATTGGAAGAGGAGAGGAGTACTAAGCAGGCAGCTGTTTATACCGAATCCACTTTGAGGTCAGAAATGTTTGACATGGTGTTGCTATGTAATAGGAATAAATGCAAGCCCAATTCGTCCACACCCCATGAAGCCTTGCAAAATGAAACAAGCAGTAATTTGCAGCAGCAAAATGGGCAAGTGAAAGGATCCAATGGTGGAAAGGGCCGGGGTAAAAAACAAAGTGGGAAAAAGGAAGTGGTGGATTTGAGAACTCTTTTGATTCAGTGTGCACAAGCTGTTGCAGCGGATGATAGGAGGAGTGCAAATGAATTGCTCAAGCAGGTCAGGCAGCATTCTTCTCCTTTTGGGGATGGGAATCAAAGACTGGCTCATTGTTTTGCTGATGGTCTTGAGGCACGCTTGGCTGGTACCGGTAGCCAGATTTATAAAGGCCTTATTAGCAAGGGGAGATCTGCTGCCGATATTTTGAAAGCCTACCATCTATATGTTTCTGTATGTCCATTCAGGAAGATGTCAAATTTCTTCTCAAACAGATCAATTATGATACGAGCAGAGAAAGCAACAAGACTCCACATTATAGATTTTGGTATCCTCTATGGTTTCCAATGGCCCACCTTTATCCAACGCCTCTCATCAAGACCTGGTGGACCCCCAAAGCTGCGTATTACTGGCATAGAATTCCCCCAGCCTGGATTCCGGCCAGCAGAACGAATTGAGGAGACAGGGCGCCGCCTAGCGAATTACGCTGCAAGTTTCGATGTGCCATTTGAATACAATGCCATAGCAAAGAAATGGGAAACCATTCAACTCGAGGAACTCCAGATTGACAGGGATGAGCTGCTTGTTGTCAACTGTTTGTATCGGTTTGAGACCTTGCTTGATGAGACTGTAGCAGTGGACAGTCCTAGAAATATTGTTCTTAACATGATAAAGAAGATAAGGCCAGATATTTTCATTCAGGGGATCGTTAATGGGTCCTATAATGCCCCTTTTTTTGTTACCAGGTTTCGAGAGGCTCTGTTCCACTTCTCTGCCCAGTTTGATATGCTTGAGACTACTGTACTCCGTGAGAATTGGGAGAGGATGCTGATTGAGAGAGAGATTTTTGGGAGGGAGGCCTTGAATGTCATAGCTTGTGAAGGCTGGGAGAGAGTTGAGAGGCCAGAAACATACAAGCAGTGGCAACTCCGAAACCTAAGGGCTGGGTTTGTGCAGCTGCCTTTGAATCGGGAGATAATGGAAAGGGCAACAGAAAGGGTGACAACAAACTACCACAAAGATTTTGTGATTGATGAAGATAGCCAGTGGATGTTGCAAGGATGGAAGGGGCGAATC from Vitis riparia cultivar Riparia Gloire de Montpellier isolate 1030 chromosome 8, EGFV_Vit.rip_1.0, whole genome shotgun sequence includes the following:
- the LOC117921283 gene encoding scarecrow-like protein 9, with amino-acid sequence MIMDPSRRGFSSSVNGIQLGNRPFSILSDHNLVAGAKFENSLFDRSFREVRYLKPDPTSANTASGGLSVSPEEDDCDFSDEVLKYINQMLMEEDMEDQTYMLQQSLDLQAAEKSFYEVLGKKYPPSPDHNLSFADQSYESPDDNFPGNNSNYISSSSTSSGNLADNCWIQSPSDCNTSQVQASPFSSSNSVVSTMDGLVDSPNSTLQLPDLYNESQSVWQFQKGVEEASKFLPSGNELFFNLEVKASLPQGLKGGNNEVVVKSELKDEEEHSPSGSRVRKNPQREDIGLEEERSTKQAAVYTESTLRSEMFDMVLLCNRNKCKPNSSTPHEALQNETSSNLQQQNGQVKGSNGGKGRGKKQSGKKEVVDLRTLLIQCAQAVAADDRRSANELLKQVRQHSSPFGDGNQRLAHCFADGLEARLAGTGSQIYKGLISKGRSAADILKAYHLYVSVCPFRKMSNFFSNRSIMIRAEKATRLHIIDFGILYGFQWPTFIQRLSSRPGGPPKLRITGIEFPQPGFRPAERIEETGRRLANYAASFDVPFEYNAIAKKWETIQLEELQIDRDELLVVNCLYRFETLLDETVAVDSPRNIVLNMIKKIRPDIFIQGIVNGSYNAPFFVTRFREALFHFSAQFDMLETTVLRENWERMLIEREIFGREALNVIACEGWERVERPETYKQWQLRNLRAGFVQLPLNREIMERATERVTTNYHKDFVIDEDSQWMLQGWKGRIIYALSAWKPA